The Dasypus novemcinctus isolate mDasNov1 chromosome 22, mDasNov1.1.hap2, whole genome shotgun sequence genomic sequence GGGTCATCCCGAGTTTCCAGCCCCCACTGCACCCCGAGGCCGCGGGACCTGGGTACGCCCCACCCGGGAGctcgggggctgggggaggaattTTCCTCAGTTTGTTTTATCTGCCCTGACTAATTAGCAATGGGGAGGGGCGGGCAGGTGGGCTAACAGGTGGCAGGGGCTGaccgcgggggcggggccagggtctCACACCCTCCAGAGGATGTTTGGCTGCGACGTGGGCCCCGACGGGCGCCTCCTCCGCGGGTACATTCAGTTCGCCTACGACGGCGCCGACTACATCGCCCTCAACGAGGACCTGCGCTCCTGGACGGCGGCGGACACGGCGGCGCAGATCACCCGGCGCAAGTGGGAGGAGGACGGTGAAGCCGAGTACGAGAAAGCCTACCTGGAGGGCAAGTGTGTGAAGTGGCTGCAGAGATTcctggagagggggaaggagacgCTGCTGCGCACAGGTATAGGGGCCCGGGGCCCTCCCCGATCTCCTCAGGCTGGGCTGCTCCCCCACCTGCGTCCACGGGGAGGGGAAATCCAGTAGGTGCAGGAACACTCTCCTGCCTGGGGTCCAGGGGCGGGGTCGGCCCAGGTGTCCAGACCCTGAACCCTGAGCGACTAGCAGAGGCCCCGCCCTCTGTCAGGACAGTGAAGGGTCCAGCCTCCCCCGGGATGGAGGAGACCGTCCCTGAAGCACCTGGGCAGCAGGTCAGCCTTGGGGACCACCGGGACATTCTCAGGCCTTGTTCCTGCAGCTTTTCTGAGCCCCTCGGCCTCCACTAGTTCAGGTCTAGAGGTCCCTGTTCACATCAcacacctggggcctcctgcactGGACGGTCTCACCTGACCCCAGAATTTCAAAGAATAGGACTTATCCTGGAACCCCCGAGTCCAGGCAGGTGTCTGGGGCTTCCACTGCCCACCAAGACTGTCCTGTCCATTCCTGGTGGTCACACGAGTGCTGCTAGAATGCCCaggagggcagcagacttggcccagtggttagagcgtccgtctaccacatgggaggtccgcggttcaaacccggggcctccttgacccgtgtggacctggcccatgtgcagtgctgatgcacacaaggagtaccctaccacacgtatgggagccccacacgcaaggagtgcactccataaggagagccacccagtgcgaaagaaagtgcagcctgcccaggaatggtgccacacacacggagagctgacacaacaagatgacacaacaagaaaagagatacagattcccatgcctctgacaacagaagtggacaaagaaacaaaaggcagcaaatagacacagggaacagacaaaggggtgggggtgaggggggggagaaaaataaataaataaataatcttaaaaaaaaaatggccaggagagaaatgaaaagatcCTAAGGTTTCTGACCTTCCCGCAGACCCCCCAAGGACACATGTGACCCGCCACCCCATCCCTGACCGTGGGGTCACCCTGAGGTGTTGGGCCCTGGGCTTCTACCCCGCGGAGATCACGCTGACCTGGCAGCGGGACGGGGAGGACCAGACCCAGGACACAGAGTTTGTGGAGACCAGGCCAGCGGGGGATGGAACCTTCCAGAAGTGGGCGGCTGTGGTGGTGCcttctggggaggaagagagatacaCGTGCCACGTGCAGCACGAGGGACTGCTCGAGCCCCTCACCCTGAGATGGGGTAAGTGGGACGAGGTGGGGGCCTCTTCTAGGGAAGCAGGAGCCCTTCTGAGCTCCTCCAGAGGGTCAGGGCTGAGCCTGGGGTCAGGGCCCCTGACCTTCCACCCTTCTCAGAGCCGTCTTCCCAGCCCCCTATCCTCATCGTGGGAATCGTGGCTGCCCTGGTCATCCTTGGAGTGTCCGTGGTGGCTGGAGTTCTGATCTGGAGGAGGAAGAGCTCAGGTAGGGGAGGGGCGGGTCTGAGGTTTCTTGTCCAGGGGTGTTTCCAGCCCAGGTAGCAGTgtgccctgccccttcctggtacCGTGAAGGCCCTCCTCACACACCTGCCCATCCAGTCTGTGCCTGTTACTACACTTACTTTTTAAACCTGTGAGAGAAGTAGGACAGTGTCCCCAGTGATGACATGGACGCCCCTGTTCCCAGCAGTCAGAGGGAAGGGGCTGCTGAGATCAGACCCCCAGGAGGGCAAAAGGTCCACCCCATACATCTACCACGTGTTTCCTGATCCTGCCCCAGGTCTGTAGTCATGGTTCTGGAATCTTCCCTGGATCCAGGACTAGTTCTCAGGACCTCATGTCCTGCTCTCACTAGTTGTTTTTCCACAGGTGGAAAAGGAGGGAGCTACGCTCAGGCTGCTTGTAAGTGGGGGATGGAGGGGGAGGTGGTGTGGAGGGTCAAGGCTGACCTGAGGCTTTGGGGAGTGTAGATGGAGCCCACGGAGTAGCTCACCCCATCACTCCTTGACTCACATCTCCCTGTGGCTCTGACCAGACCCTGTGTTTGTTCCTCTCCAGCCAGTGACAGTGCCCAGGGCTCTGATGAGTCTCTCAAGGCTTCTAGAGGTGAGACCCTGGGGGGCCTGAAAGGGGAGAGGGGTTGGGCCAAGAGGATATGCCTGGGTCCTGGGGATTCCTTGGACGTGGACATGAGGACCTTGGAGGGCTGGTCATGACGTCAGCATTTACAGAAACGACCTGAACATGCTCTTGATTATTTTCTTCTGTAGCGTGACAAAGCTGCCTCCTGGGGGACAGAGAGATTCCAGAGCTGTTCACACCCCTCATGTGACTTCAAGACCCCCTTGCTTTGGGATGTGAAGACTTTCCTTCTTGCAGCTGGCATCTGTTGTATACTGGAGGATGGGGAGGTAgcttgcccctgcccccacaTACCCGACACTGACCTGTGTTCCCTGCCCCAACTGAACATCCTGCTCAGGAGAGCTGGGTGTGGAGTGTCACAGCTCTGTCTTACTTCATGGTACACTGAGCtgccccttcctgcttcccttGAAAATGTCAACATGGTATGATTTTGCTTTCACAAATCCTTGCTATTAGGAGAAGATTCtgaaactagagagaaaaattaaattgacCTGAGAACCTTCCAGAACTGCGTGTGTGCTGTGCTGAGTGTTCCTGAGAGGAGCCAAGGGTGGACAGGCCTGTGTCCAGTTGGAGTTCCATCCATGTGGTCTTTGACTTGTCCACACCTTGACTGGGTCATGCTCACTGCTCCTGTGCCCTTGTCCCTGCAGTAAGATTCTGTCCCTCCAGGACCTGAAGTCACAGGGTCTCAGATGTCATTGGGCCTTGTCCCATCTGCAGAAGAGTGAGCAGTGGGGGCTCATGTGGCCGGTCATCCTGGCTCAGCCTGGTCCACCTCAGTGCcccttgtttcttatttgttttatGATTCTGTGATGATGGAGGAATTTGGCTTTTTTTACTCTTCTCCATGATGTGTGCTCTCCTCCTGCTCTGTGTCCCTGTCTCTGACTCCAGCAGGTGTCAATGTTGACTATCTCTGACCCATGAGTCCCAGGGCAGCTCCTGCCCATGAGTGTCTCTGGTAAAAAGAGACTGATTTTCAGACCGTCTAGCTCCTGCCTCGTGCTGGGCTGTTACCTGGTTGTTCTTTCCACGCTTTCCCTCACCTTTCTAAGGAATCAGTTCAGGAATTAGCACTGAGGAGGACCGACAGTTTTGACTTTAACTCCCGGTGGTTTGGTCCTTCTCTGCCACCTgccctccctctctgcccttaCCCAGCTCCACTGACCCCAATGCTGGCTGCGGCCCAAGCCCATGGATTTGTAGAGCAGACCCTAGTGTAGACCCACAGGTGGGCAATGGGGGCTTAGGCTGGATTGCTCTTGTCTTGCAGGGAGTTGAAATTGGGCTGTAGTCacagggggtggaggggaagggagggagagcagCACTTCTGAGGACAGTCCTGGTGGCCTCAGTGTCAAGTGAGTGGAGGTTGTGCCATCACTGCCAGGAGACCACAGCTGTGTTAGGAAAGGCACTGGGGGAGGGGGTCCTCACTGACCACTCCTGCACCTGGTGTTTGTGGAGGACTGTGTAGCACACCCATTTTTAGCTTCTGGGAAACTTTTGTGAGCTAAAAACAGTCAAAATCTCTGGCCTTGGTCAGACGGAAAGTACTTTATGAACATGGGTGGTCAGTGCAGTGTGGGCCTCACTGGGGCTGTGACTTTAGAGGAAAGCTTGAAGGTCATGAAGGGTGTATTCCTGAGGATGTCTGGGAAGGTCTTCCCAGGCAGGGAACTGGGCAGCATGTCATGGTGGGCAAGGGCGGCCTGTGGTCCTGGGAGGAGCAGGAGGCTGGAGTGGCTGCAGCAGCATCATGGAGACGGGCAGAGGTCGGCCAGATCTTGGGGCTTGTGGGTATGGGAAGACGTAAGTTTTTGTGCATGAGATGGACTTAAAAGATGTTCTGAAAAGGAGACCTGTGTTGTGATTTCTCTTACACAGTTACTTGGGTTTCTGTGTTGAGAACAGCAATGAGAGGTGAGGGGGAGTGAGGGAGTAGGGCAAAAAGGATGAAATTAGTGCAGTGTTCCAAGTAGAGATGTGAGTTGATCTGCCTGGGATAGAAGTAGGCAAAAGAGTGGGAAGTAGAagtgtatatttataaatattatacgGTTTCCTAATGGATCAAATTTGGTCTGTGAGAGAATAAGCAATTATGAAGACATGAAAAAGTTCATCTATTGAAAGGAGAGGAGTTGCAACTAGAAAGATAGAGTTGTCAGTGCAGGTGGGAAAGGCTCTGGAAGAAGGATAGTTGAAGGTCATTACAGGCATTCTGTTTAGGAAAAGTTTAATGAGATGTCTATCAGAAATGTAAGTGAGGTTGTCAGTTGCCATTGGAAATATGAATCTGTAGATTAGAAGTGTCTGGGCTGGAGACACAGATTTGGGGGTGATGCCATGTAAGTGTTAATTTGAACCAAGGAAGAGGCTGAGGTCACAAGAGTGTGATTAGCTACAAAAGGAGAGGAGTGAGGACTGGCCCCTGCACCTCCCAGAGCTCAACCATCCATGGATCACCCTGGAGGGACCACACAGCTCTGTCACTATGTCTGGAAGACACATAGACCAGGGAGCCCCAAACTTCTCTGTGCACAGGAACCTCCTGGACATCCCACAAGGATCCAGAAGGTCTGGGGGAGCATGAGGTTCTGTGTTCATAACAAGGGGGTGCTGAGCTGCTGGATTTCAGGTGCATCTTTAGAGCAAGAACCCAGACCAGGGAGGCCCTGTGTCTGTGCTCCAGCTCCCCTGGGAGTGGTGGAATGTGCCTTCTGGGCTCTTGTTCCATGTCCTGAAGGGGGGTCTGGAGAGAAGCCTGAGTGTTTCATCACAAGCCCCTCAGGCTGTCCTGGCTAAGCTGGATGATGAAGTTGTTCTTCCAATGATGAGTGTTTCACCCCATGTGGTACTTAAACCATATAAAAAAgtcctttctggaaaaaaaaaaaaagggaaatccaTCATCAgttatgagggtgatgttgggaAATCAATGTGCTTTCTCTACAATGAGGTATAACCAGGTGGGGATTTATAAAGTGGTTCAAGGTTCTCCATAAATTCAATCTCTGAATTCTTGCTATGTGTCCCTGTATCTTAACTGATTTCATGCATACTTGGTGCAAGCAATAGATTTTAGATTTTGCTAATTTCAACATAAGGAATGCATAAATGTGATCCAGGGACTCACTTAATTttgggagaaagccacagaaccaGGAGCTTGAGGCCACATAGCCAGGAAGAGAATCCACAACCCACCCTAGGTCAGGTCACCTGTGGGCAAGGCCACTGCTGCTGGGCAAGAGGCTTGGCTACCCACTAGCCTGATGCTGGATATGGGATCTACAGGTAAAAGGTCACGCACCCCTGCCCACTGGACTCTGCACAGTCCAGCATCACTGGGTCAGCCCGTCCTTAGCCAGTCTGCTGTGGTCATCTGATGGGGAGGCCAAGGCTCCTCTGTGTCCAGCTCAAGCATGTTGGGAAAGTGAGCTTCCCTCTTCATGGTGGGCGGTGGCTCTGCCTTTACCAAGGCTCCTTAAGTGTGGAATTCCCTGGTGTGGGAAGAGGTCCAGGTGCTGTGGGATGGGCATGGAGGATGGAAAGTGAGGACAGATGTCAATTCCTGGAGCTGGGATCAGCCTGGAACTTTATCTTGTGTTTGATGACACTTGGGTTTGATTGGCTAAATGAGTGACTAATAAATGACATCTTTCAACTCATTCCCTTATATTCTCTCATGGGTTTCACTGTTTGTTTTTGTCAGTTTATCTTCACAAATAAGTAGAGGGCATTGCTGGATGGATAAGTGATTTCTGCAAACATCTCTCCCTGACTTTTTCTTATAGTAGGATTAAAAATCCCAGATCTCTAAGACTTCAGAGGATCATGTGTGCTCTGACATTTCACATAACTTTCATATTTCCTTGTCCATACACACATTTCTGTGGAGAGGATCCATAGCCTTTATAGTTTTTGTGCAACTCCCATAAGAGTCTATTATACCCCCCAGTTTTAGACACTGTGCTTCTCCAAGTCTGGTCATGAGCAGCTGCTCAACACACTTTTCAGCAGACCCAAGGACATGATGTAAATGCTCCTGTTTCTTGCGTGTCTCCAGTCTGGGACACGATAAGGTAGAGGATCCCTTGTTGCTCTCAGGCTCAGTTTCCATCTGGATCTCACTGTGGATGGTAAACGGTCCACAGAGCAGTGCCAGCCCCTGACCACACTGAGTAGCATTGGGGGAGATGGACCTTATCCCAGCATCTACCCTGGAGTCCAGTAGCAGGAAAGAATTAATAGGTAGTTAAGGAGATTCCATTTTCATTAATATGGTGGGTAGGCTTTTAAGGCTGTCTCTTCTACTGAGTAGatttaaaataatagataaaGCAGAAAACCATCAATtagtatta encodes the following:
- the LOC101442251 gene encoding patr class I histocompatibility antigen, A-126 alpha chain-like isoform X1, with product MAPGTLLLLLSGALALTPIRAGSHSLRYFSTIVSRPERGDTHYLAVGYVDDTQGARFDSDADNPRLEPRAPWVEQEGPEYWEEQTRRAKDQAQTSRVYLRTLRGYYNHSEAGSHTLQRMFGCDVGPDGRLLRGYIQFAYDGADYIALNEDLRSWTAADTAAQITRRKWEEDGEAEYEKAYLEGKCVKWLQRFLERGKETLLRTDPPRTHVTRHPIPDRGVTLRCWALGFYPAEITLTWQRDGEDQTQDTEFVETRPAGDGTFQKWAAVVVPSGEEERYTCHVQHEGLLEPLTLRWEPSSQPPILIVGIVAALVILGVSVVAGVLIWRRKSSGGKGGSYAQAASSDSAQGSDESLKASRA
- the LOC101442251 gene encoding patr class I histocompatibility antigen, A-126 alpha chain-like isoform X2, which encodes MAPGTLLLLLSGALALTPIRAGSHSLRYFSTIVSRPERGDTHYLAVGYVDDTQGARFDSDADNPRLEPRAPWVEQEGPEYWEEQTRRAKDQAQTSRVYLRTLRGYYNHSEAGSHTLQRMFGCDVGPDGRLLRGYIQFAYDGADYIALNEDLRSWTAADTAAQITRRKWEEDGEAEYEKAYLEGKCVKWLQRFLERGKETLLRTDPPRTHVTRHPIPDRGVTLRCWALGFYPAEITLTWQRDGEDQTQDTEFVETRPAGDGTFQKWAAVVVPSGEEERYTCHVQHEGLLEPLTLRWEPSSQPPILIVGIVAALVILGVSVVAGVLIWRRKSSGGKGGSYAQAASSDSTQGSDESLEGSRA